The Porites lutea chromosome 7, jaPorLute2.1, whole genome shotgun sequence genome includes the window TTATCAGATGCGTTCTTAACTGCCAGCCACGCATGTACTTCAACTTTCTTTAATACCTACTTCAAAAATCAATGAAGCCACTGTTTGTGTGTTCATTGACGGCACTTCCCTTGCTGTTTTTCTATCCTCTTCAGTTCTAAACGTACTTTCTTGCGGACGATTTGCATTTGAGTTTCTTAGGAATTTGGAATTACAATTTGAAATTTACCTGTAAGATCAAAGGGAAAAGTAGGAGTCACTTAGAGTGCTTTCTCAAAAGTCTGAACTGAACTATTCTGCAATCAGGTGGTCGCacttccctttttgtttgggaAGTGAGGGCAAAAGGACACCTCTTTTTTCCCCTTCCCTCGTCCGCCGACTTTCGCGCTATCTCCATATCGCAGGTTACAGTCAGACCGgtcgttttgaaaatgaaatattagaCCTTCCTCAAAATCTTTACTGAAACCCATCACTGCTGTGCACACCATTTAGGAATAGTAAACTGATCTGGCTGAATAGTCCTGATTAATAGTGGAATTTCCCTTACCATTGGGCTGGTCGGTCTCTTACAAATGGTATGCACCCTTTGTAGGttactgtttataaaaaagaaGTATGTTGCACATATAGAGTAAGTGCAGCTATATCTTTTGCTTGAACAGGATCATAATGTACTGGAAGAGAGACTGTGTGAAAAGAGTTGGAACAATGTCAAACTGTGCCTTGGGATCAGTTCCCTTTTCTCTTTTGCTGTGCATGTAATAAACTTCATTTGGTGAGAAAAGTTTTTGGATTACTTTCAGGATCATAGGATTAGATGGTATGAAGTGCAAGTGGTTAGGGGAAAAGATTTTCGTTGGAATTTTTGGCTCAACTTTACATAGTTTTTTGTATTCTACTCAATGATTCCAGTTTAACTCAATCATGATAATTCGGGAAAGGTTTCAAAGATCCTGACTCCCCCAGCATCAGTTAGACATCAAAGTTGTTGGTGACCAGGCTTATGCATGTATGCTACTATAATCATACTGTCTCCTTCTCCTACTGTAGGTCTTTATGACTTAGAATTCAACGCATGAAGCtctgaaaattcaaaattcaactaAATATGTAGATTAACATGTAGCAATCATACATACATTTAGGCATAGAGAGAACATCAGCACTGACTGAGCAAGTAAGGCCAAAGTTTGATAGCGCTCCTCGAATAAGACCACATGGGAAGGCCAAGAACTGAAACAGAACAGACACACTTGGTTCTTTCTCTCTTCTTTGAGAATCATGACACATGGAATACTCTTGTTTTTCACGAGTAGATGAGTCTATTTTAAGAATCTTCGGCAACATACACGAAGAAAAGCTCTAGACATTAAATTAAGCCACCCAGCACTGAGAGAAAAGCTTTCACGCACATATGCCAATAACGCTGTCTCAGACAAAATATGCTCATAAATTTCTTTTCAACATGAAGAAATagttgttcagtttttttccaaGTTGAATTATTGCAGGAACTTTGAAGTCAGTGCAATTTGCAATCTTTATAATTTGTCTTTAggatttttttcctcttttaatcACACTACAggtatataaattaaaaatttaagaagGGTAAAATATCCACAAACCTTACGAGCCTCCTCAGTGTACTGTTTCCCATCTGACATTTGAGTTAACAACTGGAAGTTATTATCCTGAAGTACATATGTACCCTTCACAAAAAGACAAGAgaagttaaaacaaaatcttCGCTGTTCAATCCAGTCTAAGTTTCAATGGCTGTTAAGACTGGTTATCAAACAAGATGAAAGAGTGTATAAAGGGTAAAGCATCATTCGCAGGTAGAGCCTTTTTTTGTGCTAGGACTTCATCTATTCAGTTGAGAGACTGAAAAAAGATGAGACATATAATATCATTTGTTGATAATGTAGATTGTTCACAAGATTTGACAACCATCCAAGTAGAACATAATCAACTCATTACAAGTAAAAGGCTAAAATTATGCACTGCTTATGCCTAAAAAATGGACAGACAATTTGGAATTTAATAACTTCTTTAAATGGGACATGATGATACTGTTTAATGATGTAAAATGAAACCTAGAAAAAAGGCTAAAGGCAAGACAGTAAAATTCAGTGGCCACCCCCAAGAAGTCTGCAGGGCTGTatgccagggggggggggggggagggggaactctcatataaaagtgacagggatgtgggtgtggctcaagccACAAGGGAGATTTCTGTGTGGTCAGTGTCAGGGCAATTGAATAGAGCTTCACTAATCCTTTAAGCTCTTCAACCACATGACATTTAAAACAATGACAAATAAGTTTTATATACCTTTTTCACTGATATGTTTTGCTATCACAATGTAGAACAGGTGGCAATACTCAAGGGGGTATATTCATTGATTCATGCACTCTTTGGGCACCTTCTATTCAGACCAAAATTCAGGAAATTTTGGTTAGAAATTAAATGGAATGGACCATTCCGGTTTGGTTCGACCAAAATATTTGGGATCACCTTTGAAAGTGGTCCGCTTTGACCAGTGGGGTCATTTCAGTTGGTCGAACCCACATATCTGTaattccatttgacaaaattgttgtccccagtaccaCTCTTTTGTATCCTGGATTAAGTACAACAACCAAATGAGCGGTACCTTGGCTCCGGTCTGTGGAACCAGAATATACTGTTCCATTGGGCAcatggaatttccgaaatttcaaaccccaatTTTTTGTTAATGGAAAGCACCATTTCTTTCCAACAAGACAAAGGATCCAATGTCTTGAGAATTTCACCTTAGCTGCaatgaagcaacaaaacaaacaagtgaTATGGTCTATTAATCAGATACATACCTGATGGTTGGTTCTTAAATTATCAATTTGCTTTTTATAAACCGCTGTCCAGAAATCTTTACAGATGTATTTCATGATCTCTAACTCGTCTTTAAAGCGGGGAGAATCTTTAGTAAACCTAACGAGAAAATGTACATATGTATCCTATTAAAAGTGGTCTTATGAAATAAGCGGACGACTGCTTCCAAAGCTGAGTTAAATATGTTAGATGTCACTTTACCATACGTCTAACAGCAAACTTAAACAACAAGTGGTCGTTCCTCTCTCTTACCTTTCAACTAGTCTTTGTCCAACGCTGAAACCAAGTCTCTCAAGGTTTTGAATAACATCATTCTACAAGAACAAGCCACACTCACTAAAGCTCAATCTAATGACAATATGAGTTTTCATACCTTTGCAAAGCAAATTTCTCGAATACACATATGATTAACGTATATTTTTTATAAGGAGCTATTCAAGGACCAATTTTGAAGCTGTAAATACACTTACGTCGATATTTTTTCCCGGTTTATTGAGGAAATAAGCTACGATTTCCATGTGAATAAAATCGAATAGTGATTCAACATCCGCCATTTTTGGAGAACCTCAAAAAAAGTCGGGGGCTTGGGCCCTAGTCTTCTCCAGTCTGCGCTCCATGCTTGATTAAAATGGAGTCTCCGTTGCCCAAAAGGAAACGTTTCTCACAAACAAGCGATAATATTAGAAGATCCACTGCAGATAAATTGAAACTATTTGAATCAATACGCGGTAAAGAGGTTGCCAACACTCCGTTTTGGGACATAATTGTCATCACTGCTTTGGACGAAAGCCAGAGAGATGCTTATGACATTCAACTGCAATCCAAACTTTCCAGAGGTGAATTACCTTTAGGTGTAAAGTATCACGTGTTTTATGATCCACCTGGGCCCAAGATAGGTAATGGCGGCTCTGTACTTGTCACGATTGGTGATTTGTTAAAGATTTATAACGAAGAGGAGTTGATGAAGTACAAGATTTTAATGCTTCCGGCTGGAGGATACAGCCAAAGATTGCCAAACGCTAGCGTTCTTGGGAAGGCATTCACTGCTCTTCCAACTGGTACGTATGTTAACCCTTTGGGACCAGCCGGCCCTAAGTGTCTGTCGTAAGGCCGATTTAGACGATACGATTTTTGcttataatgataatgatgataagcATGAGTCCGGGAGGggggttggggtgggggggatTGCTCCCCTATAAAAGTGATGGGGGTGCTTGTCGTACccttaggggtttaaatttCTGGATTGGTATGGCTTAGGGTGCTAAAACCTAAAATGACTGCTGCCATAGTTGATAAGCTTTATTAgcatttcaaggactttcaaaaagtccttaagaaaaaagtgttcaaaaattacctttattactattaaaatttgcagtgccagttaaataatttgttgttgttgtattggtACCTCTTaggggtggaaatgaatttgggacacacccataaaacaagattctggtaTCTTTTAGGGGTGTTCTCAAAATTTTCCGACGATCACCCCTTTCACTTTTAAACGGGAGTGTCCCCCGGGGCATACGTCATGACTTTATGACAGATTGTGTCTTGTAAATTAGACCCATGACATTCGTACAACACATTGTGGATGTCGTAAGTGAAAATTGTGCACATGTGGATAGTCGAAAGTCATGACATATACTAGTTGCGCACGATAGTCGTAAGCTAAAATCTTACCATTTAAATTGGCCTTTAGAGAGATTTCCATCCTATAGAGAGTcgaataaaaggagtaaagaaagacagggaccaactctaggtgtctgggctagattgcagaataccTGATCCACTAAATATCTAACTTAAAAAACTGCTGCCACAGTCACCTGATTTGCATGATAAATTCTGACTTTAACTGGGGGAGTGTGGGAGAACTAGTATGCCTCATTCTGTAAGCACACAAGTTACTTGACATTGACTGTGGGAGTGCAGGACTGCGGGATCACTAGTACTGTTGTAAACCCACTCAATATTCACTTTTCGGCGACTGCGGGAGCACTTGTTTTAGTCACTTAGATTTAAGTGCTCATCAACTACTGGACTGTGGGACTGTGGGCCCAGCATGATAGAACACAAGTGCAGGACTGTAGGAGTATATGCTGAAGACATGTTAAGAGATGATAAATAACATGCAATTTTGCAATAATAACTTAACATTACAATATAATAACTTACAATATAATCGTGAGCTTGGAAATCTACTGTACATGCGATCATATACAAGGATAAGAGAAAGACtaagtatacttaaattatGCTTTTTTGGACAAGTAGGAGCAAATCCTTAGAACAAGGTTGCTTGCTCAATTGTTGAATGAGTATATCAAAGTCAAAGATTAAAATTGATTATCCCAATGAGATCAAATCAAACAAGATATAGTCCTCTTGAGCATAAAGCAGTTCATGGGGATATAAAAATTCCATCACAGCATTGCCTATATGTACCCAGTTGTTTCAAAGGTTACAGCCACACACATTCCTTCATGCTCATAAATTTCAAAGTGAAGTACATAGAatgcaattttgttttctcaggtGATCCTCCATATCAAGTGATTGAACTTCAGATAGCTATGTTTATGGATCTTCCATCACGGATGAACCCTGGTCTCTTTGTGGTTGCTTCAGATTGTATTGAGCTGTTTAATAGTGAGGGAGATTGGTCTCTTACAAAGCCAGGCTTCACAGCATTAGCTCATCCTTCTCCTGTTATCATTGGTACAACTCATGGTGTATTTGTGCTTGCTGATCATGAGGTGAAAACTCATATTGCATTTACTTGAAGAAGCACTATTTGTGGTGTATATGAAACAGCAAATTTTTAGTGATATTGGTGCtaatttgggtctgtgaaactTTTTCAGGGATGGGAGTTAATGTACAGTGTAGCTAATTTTATGTGGAAAGAAACTattctgttttaaaataaaaaaatgataagcCATTTCTACATTGCAATAAGCCTGTATTTCAAAGCAAGGTTAAGTACAAAggtgattttttattctcataaaaaataaattcattttcacaaaagTAGAGTTGCACttagccttgttttgaaagtgagaattcTTGGAACTCGGAATTAATGGATTATTTATTACAGCACAAGTAAGGAGTGAGGAAGGGGGGCAAGAGTGGCAAGTCCCAGACTACTTGGACAGTGGTGGGGCCTAATTATCCTGCATTGTGTTCACACACAGGAATTGTTATTGAGCTGGTTTTTGTCTCATGGTTCTTTTCAAATAGTGTTTTTCTTTGGGCTCCCAGGTCCAATTCAGCCTGAGATTTGACCCGGGGTTTGGGGGAGGGGGCAgttactcaacaaagttttgcaCCACTGTTAGGTAGAGCTTCCCTGTAGTGGCCATTATAGCTAGTACCCCCTCCACCTGTGTGGGATTCAAAGGTCATGGGTTTGCCAGTCTACAAAGACTTGAGTGCCagtcttataataataataataaagttgattgattttttagaaaaaacatttttgtacaGTTACATTTTTCTACAGTTAAATATTTAAC containing:
- the LOC140944130 gene encoding trafficking protein particle complex subunit 6b-like, producing the protein MADVESLFDFIHMEIVAYFLNKPGKNIDNDVIQNLERLGFSVGQRLVERFTKDSPRFKDELEIMKYICKDFWTAVYKKQIDNLRTNHQGTYVLQDNNFQLLTQMSDGKQYTEEARKFLAFPCGLIRGALSNFGLTCSVSADVLSMPKCKFQIVIPNS